A stretch of the Saccharolobus caldissimus genome encodes the following:
- a CDS encoding transcription initiation factor IIB, producing MKCENCGAENSITYDHEKGMYVCMNCGYVAQENIVDLGPDWRAYTAKDRNERERVGSPMTPKVHDWGFHTTIGFGRAKDRIKTLKMQRIQNKIRVSPKDKKLVTLLSILNDESAKLELPEHVKETASLIIRKMVENGQTKRIDPYILVIASLYYSCQVNNVPRHLQEFKMRYAISSSELWKALQRVQTAAKSIPEFRPKIKPTEYIPKIIDKLNLPPIIGTKASELVDFMHKQGLTSGKGYLSLSAASVYLISALMDIKKTQKEVAEALNITEVTIRNRYKEIVDNFDIIVML from the coding sequence ATGAAATGTGAAAATTGCGGCGCAGAGAATAGCATTACATACGATCATGAGAAAGGAATGTATGTATGTATGAATTGTGGCTATGTTGCTCAAGAAAATATTGTAGATTTAGGCCCAGACTGGAGAGCGTATACTGCAAAGGATAGAAATGAGAGAGAAAGAGTAGGAAGTCCAATGACACCTAAGGTTCACGACTGGGGATTTCATACAACTATAGGTTTTGGTAGGGCAAAGGATAGAATAAAAACCCTAAAAATGCAGAGAATACAAAATAAAATTAGAGTGTCACCAAAAGATAAAAAGCTAGTAACGCTATTGTCAATACTAAACGATGAAAGTGCTAAATTGGAATTACCAGAACACGTTAAGGAAACAGCTTCATTAATAATAAGAAAAATGGTCGAGAACGGTCAGACTAAGAGAATAGATCCTTATATTTTAGTAATAGCATCATTATATTACTCATGTCAAGTAAATAATGTTCCTAGACACTTACAAGAGTTTAAGATGAGGTATGCTATATCTTCAAGTGAATTATGGAAGGCTTTACAGCGAGTTCAAACGGCAGCTAAATCCATTCCGGAATTTAGACCTAAAATAAAACCAACTGAATACATCCCTAAAATAATTGATAAATTGAACTTACCACCAATTATAGGAACTAAAGCATCAGAGTTAGTAGACTTCATGCACAAACAAGGACTTACAAGTGGCAAGGGTTACTTATCTTTAAGTGCAGCCTCTGTATATTTAATTTCTGCATTAATGGACATTAAGAAAACGCAAAAAGAAGTAGCAGAAGCATTAAACATTACTGAGGTAACTATAAGAAACAGATACAAGGAAATAGTAGATAATTTTGATATAATAGTTATGCTATAA
- a CDS encoding coiled-coil protein produces MSSTSTSESELYAKISELKEQIVSLKQAKLELIEKKRKLIDKKREKIGKLKQLRDQINQLRQEYKMRLEEFNQLKERRKNLIEIIQQIRKDFEELKKLSSQNLGNPDVIEKKIRDLEWKIQTNSLTLEEEKKIIQKIAELEKKLQIARKAAKIKEKETEERAELLAKRVELNSIKERIKSLINEISEKKNLIQSIVQERNKLIAELNDLNKEIEEISKKIDDLNSQIKAKREELDLNQKKLKSLQENSSVIISNEVIEKKKKEIEEKLKQNKRLSFEEFLILYGEVNNSDGKNNSNLH; encoded by the coding sequence ATGTCATCCACTTCAACGAGTGAAAGTGAGCTTTATGCTAAGATATCTGAATTAAAAGAGCAGATTGTCAGTTTAAAACAAGCTAAATTAGAACTTATAGAGAAAAAGAGAAAGCTGATTGATAAAAAGAGAGAAAAAATTGGAAAACTAAAGCAGCTAAGAGATCAAATAAATCAGTTAAGGCAAGAGTATAAAATGAGATTAGAGGAGTTTAATCAGCTAAAAGAGAGAAGAAAGAATCTTATAGAAATAATACAACAAATTAGGAAGGATTTTGAAGAACTAAAAAAGCTATCCTCTCAAAATCTCGGAAATCCTGATGTAATTGAAAAGAAAATAAGGGATCTTGAATGGAAGATTCAAACTAATTCTTTAACATTAGAGGAGGAGAAGAAAATAATACAAAAAATAGCTGAGTTAGAGAAAAAATTACAAATAGCAAGAAAAGCTGCTAAGATAAAGGAAAAAGAGACAGAGGAAAGGGCAGAACTATTAGCTAAAAGAGTAGAGCTGAATAGTATTAAGGAAAGAATAAAGTCTCTTATTAATGAGATCAGTGAAAAAAAGAACTTAATTCAATCTATAGTACAAGAAAGAAATAAATTAATAGCAGAATTAAATGATTTAAATAAAGAAATTGAAGAAATTTCAAAGAAGATAGATGATTTAAATTCTCAGATTAAGGCTAAAAGGGAAGAACTAGATTTAAACCAAAAGAAGTTGAAAAGTTTGCAAGAAAATTCTAGCGTGATAATAAGTAATGAGGTTATTGAAAAGAAGAAAAAAGAGATAGAGGAGAAGTTAAAACAGAATAAGAGGTTATCTTTTGAAGAATTTTTAATACTTTACGGTGAAGTAAATAACAGCGATGGTAAAAACAATAGTAATTTACATTGA
- a CDS encoding PRC-barrel domain-containing protein, whose translation MKEEFNEIGIFTKNVLKDKILVKLRNDINYLNFNIIGKNIYDLNGRKIGKILDVVGNIKEPYALAMLDKGVKISNNEKIFVSFKKMRVRK comes from the coding sequence ATGAAAGAAGAGTTTAATGAAATTGGGATATTTACCAAAAATGTTTTAAAAGATAAAATATTGGTAAAACTGAGAAACGATATCAATTATCTAAATTTTAACATAATAGGTAAAAATATATATGATTTAAATGGACGTAAAATTGGCAAAATATTAGACGTAGTAGGAAATATAAAAGAACCTTATGCGTTAGCTATGTTAGACAAAGGTGTAAAAATATCTAATAATGAAAAAATTTTTGTAAGTTTTAAGAAAATGAGAGTGAGAAAATGA